Below is a genomic region from Gigantopelta aegis isolate Gae_Host chromosome 1, Gae_host_genome, whole genome shotgun sequence.
tcatacatgtacatctgctCATACCCAGCCTTTGAGAAACGACAGTGTTCGCccgagatgcttgcgtcgcaggattgaaacCACCTTGGTGAATCCATTAAACtgagtttttctcgttccaactagtgcaccacaactggtcaaatgctatggtatgtactatcctgtctgtaggatggtgcaaataaaagatcacttgctgctaatggaaaaatgtagcaggtttcctctaatgacaacatgtcagaattacacaatgtccgacatccaatagctgatgattaattaatcgatgtgctctagtgggtgtcattaaaacaaaaactttaactttgagaaatgacatatttgtttttcgccatctatataatattaaaattttagtgATGTCACATGCATGCAATTTATACGCAATGCCATGGTTTTAAGTCTGGAGATATGATTACGTTTTACAAGTACAAGACCAGGTTTATCTTGGCCAAGTGTCGCGCCAAACGTCGCGCCAaacgtgctgaggtgttgttatgacttttagttttatattatcAGTTTCACAGGGCAACACCTAGCCCTGTGGTACAGCGCTtacctgatgcgtggtcagtctaggatcgatacccatcagtgggttatttctcgttccagccagtgtgctaagactggtatatcaaaggccatagtatgagctatcctgtgtgggatggtgcatataaaacatcccttgctactaatggaaaaatgtagcaggtttcttctccaagACTGTcggttaccaaatgtttgacatccaatagccagtgattaataaatcaatgtgctctggtggtgtcgttaaacaaaccaaaatttAACATTTAGTTTTACTTCAATTagtttcacaaaacacatgATACTGATAAGGACTAGAAACCCATTTACTGAAATAATGAagtgaaaaaactaaataatacaagtattttattttgacaataagtttaaattgtatttgaaaGAACGTATTTTTTAAAGCactctgggggggggggggggggggggaatgacaTTCTGAAGTAAGTGTGTAAGGCAAAGTCCCTATACATCATTGCCTATCTGAAATCACTGTCAGAATCATACAAAAAGTGATTTGATTATCTGAAATCACTGTCAGAACTGTACACAAAGCATTGCCTAACTGAAATCACTATCAGAACTATACACCCAGCATTGCCTTTAGAATTGAAGTCACTGTCAGAACTACACACAGCATTGCCTTTAGAATTGAAATCACTGTCAGAACTGTACACACAGCATTGCCTTTAGAATTGAAATCACTGTCAGAACTGTACACACAGCATTGCATTTAGAATTGAAATCACTGTCAGAACTGTACACACAACATTGCCTTTAGAATTGAAATCACTGTCAGAACTGTACACACAGCATTGCCTTTAGAATTGAAATCACTATCAGAACTATGCAGACAGCACTGCCTAACTGAATCACTATCAGAACTATGCAGACAGCATTGCCTAACTAAAATCACTATCAGAACTATGCAGACAGCATTACCTAACTGAAATCACTATCAGAACTATGCAGACAGCATTGCCTAACTGAAATCACTATCAGAACTATGCAGACAGCATTACCTAACTGAAATCACTATCAGAACTATGCAGACAGCATTGCCTAACTGAAATCACTATCAGAACTATGCAGACAGCATTGCCTATCATCACTAGTGATTTTACATCAAGTTGTTATCCAGATGAACAGTACAATCTTCACAAGTGATTTTACATCATGTTATCCAAATATACAGTACAATCTTCACGAGTGATTTTACATCAAGTTGTTATCCAGATGAACAGTACAATCTTCACAAGTGATTTTACATCAAGTTGTTATCTAGATGTACAGTACAATCTTCACAAGTGATTTTACATCAAGTTGTTATCTAGATGTACAGTACAATCTTCGCGAGTGATTTTACATTAAGTTGTTATCCAGATGAACAGTACAATCTTCACGAGTGATTTTACATCAAGTCGTTATCCAGATATACAGTACAATCTTCACGAGTGATTTTACATCGTCGTTATCTAGATGTACAGTACAATCTTCACGAGTGATTTTACACCAAGTCGTTATCTAGATGAACAGTACAGTACAATCTTATTGTACAGTACAATCTTCATGAGTGATTTTTACACCAAGTCGTTATCTAGATGTACAGTACAATCTTCACGAATGATTTTACACCAAGTCGTTATCTAGATGTACAGTACAATCTTCACGAATGATTTTACACCAAGTCGTTATCTAGATATACAGTACAATCTTCACGAGTGATTTTACATCAAGTTGTTATCCACATGTACAGTACAATATTCGCGAGTGATTTTACACCAAGTTGTGTTATCTAGATGTACAGTACAATCTTCGCGAGTGATTTTACACCAAGTTGTTATCTAGATGTACAGTACAATCTTCGCGAGTTATTATTCTGGAATTCTTGCTTGCAGCTAAAGTCATCTGAAGTCATAAAGATTTCTTGTTTAATTTTTCCAATCTGGCAAACGTTGGTTTGATTAAGCTATGAACTTCAAACatctgaaaaataaatgaaCGTCATTAAAACATGGTGTAAAAGGAAATTTAAAGATTTATAGTCTGTTTACAATCTAAAATCTAGACATGACAAATCTGTAagttactgtttaaaaaaaatatagagaCATGACAAATCTATAAGTTACTGTAATCTAAAACCTAGACACATGACACATCTACAAGTTACTGTAATATACAATCTAGACAAATGACAAATCTATAAGTTACTGTAATATACAATGTAGACACATGACAAATCTATAAGTTACTGTAATCTAAAATCTAGACACATGCCACATCTACAAACTGTCCAGCACACCCTTATGAAAAAGTAGGACAAAGTAGgagtgaaaattttgaaaaagtaggacaaaagtaggactgaaacaaTACAGGCTCAATACAGTAGAGCAACAACTCAAGTACTCAGCTGAGTATTGAAGGAGTACACTACTTTAGACATGGCAAAAGGAACATTTGAgtgacagaaataaaatataattttactctGACTTTCAGGGAgtaaatttaatatgttgagCTTATATGGTGCCACATATTGGGAGATATATCTTGctgcacaaaaacaaatttcccATAACTGTTGACTTTTATAATAGCACAAGCAATATGCACACTTTAATGGCAATTCAcagcattttgaaacaaaaaagtaggaaaaactatgtattttgaagaaaaagtaggaacaAATAAGGTATTTtcaagaaaaagtaggaaaaagtaggcattttgaagaaaaagtaggaaaaataggacaGAGACCAAAAAGTAGGAAAAGTAGGATCGCTGGACAGCCTGCATCTACATGTTAATATAAAATCTAGACATGTGACAAATCTACATATTACTGCAATATAAAATCTAGACATGTGACAAATCTACATGTTACTGCAATGTAAAATCTAGACACGTGACAAATCTACATGTTACTGCAATGTAAAATCTAGACACAACCAATCTACATGTTACTGCAATATAAAATCTAGACACGTGACAAATCTAcgttactacaatataaaatctAGACATGAGACAACTCTACATGTTACTGCAATGTAAAATCTAGACACGTGACAAATCTACATGCGACTACAATATAAAATCTAGACATGTGACAAAACTACATGTTACTGCATTAAACCAAATCTAACCTGGTGTCTTGATGAGTCCCGAGACACTTCACACAGCAGTACCTGGTCCCACACTGGACGCACGTGTAGTTTGACAGATACGTGGCAACattaagaaaaacatttcatttaaattacatttacttTTGTCTTTATATTCAGTTAGGAGCGAGAcacaacccagtggtaaagtgctagcttgatgtgcggtcggtttgggatcgatccccgtcggtgggcccaatggacTAAATGAATTtctatttgttttgaaaaaagaaaccaTTCAAACTTCGTCACAAAGTTTCTCTAACCAATTTTCTATGTCCCATTTCGTTTATAAAAGACAAACCTTTTGGACTTTGTTACCAGGgctcatattttcgaagccatttTAGTTCAACGAAATCGGAAAACTGTTGTAAGATATGATGTCACTGTAATACAAGCCATAATGATGTCATAGCCTATGATAGTTTTACGATTTCTAGCACAAacatagcttcgaaaatatgggcccaggatTCTAACCATTGATCTATAGCTCATTTCAGTTAGTAAAGAGAAATGGTTTTGACCGTGTTGCTcaaatatatagaggttattaacAGCAGtgtgttttggtatcgtcaatatcatatgttAGGAATAGAAACTGTATTAttgttattcctaatatatgatatattgacgataccaaaacacaCAAAGGTAATAATCTCtgatcatataatctcaagcttaagacaaaatgttttcataaaCCGTATACACAACTTTTAATttcagtcagccattactcgatattcaaatgacgaaAGGATATGTAACGCAGTGTCGTTTTGAATGGAAACTATGTGAATTTGAATGACTCCATTTTGGATATtcgtacataaaaaaaaactagtgcttatcgttttttgttttctgaatgctggacagctttcactGGAAAACTATCACATACTTTGCTTACACTGGAAATATGctagatattatatgataaaaaggATATCCACAGATGGCACAGAAGTGTCTGGATGGAAACGTAGATGGCGGCACACTGGCTGTGAAGTAGGTTGGCCCATCTTTGTTCATCATTTgctgaaattaaaataacaaatgtatatGCACATACTTGGTATGTGTGTAGATCTGGGTGGTATATCATATATACcattcggtatcggtatcatgtcaataccgaagTACTGTACAGGGttcgaaactcgccaaaaaatatggtggccccaaACATTATAatgcatgttggcaaattatggtaagcgaaccatgagcaagattttaatgtgtaatacaaatattaatagtggctcatatgttatagatcaaaagaagataatattatttgggtgactaaagccattattttttacatatttaagtTGCTCAAACATGACATTGGTCGCATTTAgtgacctggccacaggctgtTTCGAGCCTTGTCGaaccgagcaaatttcaaaatactgaaatttcggtattgaaataTGTTATTTGCTATTTAGTAAagaactaacaatatatctgacaaagacaaaaatagctgaaaagaagagagaaatgaGGGCCTTGTGAATggaagttaattttatttagatgaaattagcggatGAGACTTAATTCGGGCATGTATTTAAAGCTGAGTATACCAAAAATACTGCTCgctatcatcatcatatcaATACCAAATACCATGCacataccgaggtaaatcaccccaaaaatactcGATaccaaaattgaaattttaatacCGTCCAGCTCTACTTGGTATACGAGTGTAAAATACTTGTCCACATGTCAGTACAATTGCAAGCCTATAAGAGATGAAAGTCTGTAAACCATTAAtaggttatttaaaaaaagaaattacatGTGACCCATTTCTTTTTGTGTAACCTGTCACAACTATAGACATGATTtcctaaatttaatatattcatacACCCAAATTAAGTAAAACATGCTGATATGAAAACATTCCCCCTCCAAACCACTGACATATTATGCTTTAGTTAAGATTCTAACAAttattctgagaatactgctatttaaagcaatatatactcttcaaaagaagaaacgcaaaaccacattgtcgtaacatttggagaattgatttaattattgaatggtgagtccgataattaccaaatgttgcaggaattgttcacaattcactctagtccattgtgagtaagtgataggacacaccaccaaggtcaaggtcatctggagtcaataccgggtgtggcttccgcgtgtgttgacaactgcctggcaccgcctgcccattgaagcaaccagagtacggatgacgtcccgggggatggtggcccactcggcctgcaaggctgctgccagctcgggcaggctctggggctgtggttgtcgctgtcggaggcatcggtccaactcgtcccatagatgctcaattgggttcaaatcaggtgatgtcgatggccaaggaaggacattaatgttgttgttctgtaggaaagccgttgtgagacgtgctgtgtgaggcctggcgttgtcatgttggaacactgcgttggcgttggccataactggaacgatgtgtggccggaggatctggtcaatgtagccctgtgcattcaggttgccctgcacgtggaccaggtcagttctgccagtgtgtgagatggctgcccacaccatgacactacccccgtcgaatctgtccacttcctgcacgcagtttgccgcataacgttcaccacgacgcctatacacgcgacatcttccatcatgacgtcggagcagaaatcgggactcgtcactgaaccacacctgtctccatcgcagttgaggccattgtcgatgaatctggcaccactgcagtcggagtcgacggtgttgtggtgttaagctgacacctcgaactggacgtctggcacgaattcctacctcacgtaggcggttccgtgcggtctggtcggatatcctgcgcaaacctggtattgctgcggctgtggaggtggcagtagtcaatcgttcccgaaggtggcgtacccggatgtagcagtcctgcccgggggtagtgacccgtggtcgaccggatctagggaggtcacgtgttgatccatgttgctggtagcGGTCccccagtctggagatggtgcttggggacacatggaatgccctggcaacagccgttctggattcgcctgcgtctagtcggccgatggcattgtttctctgcggttcactgagacgtggcatgtcctggattgtcaactgtcggccagatacagaggccaggcaagcgaacaccctgcacttttatactgtcggtgttcatgttgcacgtgcagacaacgcacgtgcagtggtgacatggtttgcacgtggctgcgtttttgcgaatattcacattttggaactttattgtacagtagctgcgttttatcgaatgtaaccgtgggaatgtgtttgggacatgcaatgaccttatattcacaaagcatgaaccggtaggaaacataaaatcggagttataacccatttgtacccttttgcgtttctttttttgaagagtatatatcctTTACCGAGCTCAGCaaatttttatatctcctaaattcaaggaccataactctatgaaaaatgggtaaatcggcatgaaagtaaaacttcatctgtaacagtacacgataaatctatacacaaaattacagctcaatatctcaaggcattattgtgaaaaataaatctgggaaactgtatgtgggacggacggacggacggacagacagacagacaagacaccTATtgttgaaatgcatttctgaacatGCACAACTGTTTAGCAGCTGTTAATGAAATTACTGTGCTAAAACGACCTTGCTGTTCTCAGAACACAGACACAAAAAAACACTGTTGTGCAAAAACCATTTGTATTAAATACCTCTTCTTCCAGAAGTGCTGAAAAACTCTTTTTAAACCGCGGCTTAAAATCTCCCTTTgacttcctcttcttctttctgTCAGGGCCTGCAACAGACACGTCATAATAAGATACATACATGTGAAAACACCTCAGTATCTGTACaatagaaagtttgttttgtttaacaacacctctagagcacaatgatttatcaattattggctattggatatcaaacatttggtaattttcatatatacttaacaaaataagaaacttccgctaactttgcttgaacataacttgatgaaaacaaaccgggggaagaattgttatatatgcgtttaaagagtgctCCATGATgaatcgtttggtgcaaaaatcatggccataggttaacaagaaactgggagaaatttcgACCacgtgtggtaggggttaaaaaaaaaaaaaacccacttactAACGGGTATCACCatctcttgaattgaccactgcaatgcatcgcaggcgcatagaattgactaaagtgttgatttctgcctgtggaatattgttccattcctgaatgagcgcttgacgaagttcgttgacgttagcgggtgggttgggacgacgcctcaatcgtctgcccagactatcccagacatgctcgatgggggcTAGTCATCAGTGAAatgaatgttatttgtcctaagaaaatttacagtgtctctagctgtatgagatgtggcattatcatgctgaaaaatcgagatgttggtgttgttatggaacagaggaatgaagtgatgagcgagaatgtcatcgcggtaacgatGAGCATTTAATTTGCCATCactgacgactagtggtgaacgataaccatgggcaatggctgcccagaccatgacacaacccccacccccgaaacgatctcgttcaagaacacaacagtcagcatagcgttcatttctcctacggtagacgcgcaccctgccatcaccacgttgtaaagaaaatctggattcatccgaaaaaagaacggtattccagcgtcgccgtatccaacaagtgtgtacacgtgcccaattaagatgaTTTAGACGATGATGTTGCGTTAAAAcacatccgacgtaaggacgttgtgcatgtaaaccgttctcccgcagacgattacgaacagtttgcctactgattcggttattatgaagcccaggtgtgttagcagcagtagcagtggcagtttggaaccGATTGCGCAAATGTGTGTTCATCATATAGTGGTCTTGACCACGCGGAcatccacgacgtggcaagtcgttggtgcttcctgtcgttcgaaatcttacgcgaagattttgtatcgctcgactagaactcccaacatgccttgcaacgtcttctgtcgacatgccagcatcaagcatgccaatcgcccgttcgcgtaaattattgagtattcttggcatactaaaaatgcttcaatgtaaaaaacattaattttttttacaaattttgaagcgttttcgttcacttgacaacaatgtcattaagacaagtaaaacaaattgactgaatactacacgggacatgtcgaaccatgcatgcacgtgcaaattgaatttcatgtTGTCGAcaattaacagtgcaaaaataatcgataaaattcatgaatcctgataatacagctcaaggctaatactacctatataatttcattacacaatgaattctttaacacaacaaatactatatgtacaaattggaagtttctttttttgttcagtatatatagtcttagcgaggaaacctgctacatttttccatcagtaatgATCTTTAAAATGCACCATCTGACTGatggaaagcacataccacagcctttgatataccagtcgtagttgcactggttggaacgagaaatagcccatcaGGGTAGGGGCCCACCGACAAAAATCAATGTTAGCCGACTTTGCCAATTTCTGTAACAAACCAGTGTTTAATTCAACTCTATTTTTTATAACTATATTAATGGTATTTAAAtgagttattattattgtgaccCATTACATTTGACAAAGTAAACTATTTCTAATTAATGGTAAATTAAATAGACAAATGAGTTCTCATTGGATTTTTACTGTTATGTCTTTGACGATGTGTATTAAACCAGAATTTTCTGAATTGCTTAGCACAGAGAAGTAAgagtcatatattaaaagtcTGCATGGAATCTACCGTTCACGTAacatttaaaacttttattatatactcttcaaaaaaagaaacgcaaaagggtacaaatgggttataactccgattttatgtttcctaccggttcatgctttgtgaatgtaaggtcattgcatgtcccaaacacattcccacggttacattcgataaaactcagctactgtacaataaagttccaaaatgtgaatattcgcaaaaacgcagccacgtgcaaaccatgtcaccactgcacgtgcattgtctgcacgtgcaacatgaacacagacagtataaaagtgcagggtgttcgcttgcctggcctctgtatctggccgacagttgacaatccaggacatgccacgtctcagtgaaccgcagagaaacaatgccatcggctgactagacgcaggcgaatccagaacggccgttgccagggcattccatgtgtccccaagcaccatctccagactgtgggaccgttaccagcaacatggatcaacacgtgacctccctagatccggtcgaccacgggtcactacccccgggcaggaccgctacatccgggtacgccaccttcgggaacgattgactactgccacctccacagccgcagcaataccaggtttgcgcaggatatccgaccagactgCACGGAACcacctacgtgaggtaggaattcgtgccagacgtccagttcgaggtgtcatcttaacaccacaacaccgtcgactccgactgcagtggtgccagattcatcgacaatggcctcaactgcgatggagacaggtgtggttcagtgacgagtcccgatttctgctccgacgtcatgatggaagatgtcgcgtgtataggcgtcgtggtgaacgttatgtggcaaactgcgtgcaggaagtggacagattcggcgggggtagtgtcatggtgtgggcagccatctcacacactggcagaactgacctggtccacgtgcagggcaacctgaatgcacagggctacattgaccagatcctccggccacacatcgttccagttatggccaacgccaacgcagtgttccaacatgacaacgccaggcctcacacagcacgtctcacaacggctttcctacagaacaacaacattaatgtccttccttggccatcgatatcaccggatttgaacccaattgagcatctatgggacgagtttggaccgacgcctccgacagcgacaaccacagccccagaccctgcccgagctggcagcagccttgcaggccgagtgggccaccatcccccgggacgtcatccgtactctggttgcttcaatgggcaggcggtgccaggcagttgtcaacacacgcggaggccacacccggtattgactcaagatgaccttgaccttggtggtgtgtcctatcacttactcacaatggactagagtgaattgtgaacaatcctgcaacatttggtaattatcggactcaccattcaataattaaatcaattctccaaatgttacgacaatgtggttttgcgtttcttcttttgaagagtatagtattAAACAGGtatttctatcagctacataaggtaAGAAAATTGCACCTCTAATGATTACTATTAAGAGCATTGACATATTGACAACATTAACCGCGACTCACCATTTGATTCCATCTCTTCTTGAAACTTGGGGGCCTTTTTGCTCATCTTCAAGTCGGCGTGAGGGTCTTCCGAGAAGTTGTCCTGCTCAAGTGCCTCAAGAGCCTTGCGTTGCCGACGACGACGCGTGGCCTCGTCCAATATTCTCTTCTGTTCAACATTCTTTATACGacctacacatacatgtatgaattttaaaatatatttttagcatAGAGTGTACTTaggggataactatgttgtatttgaccattggTGGGCATTCATttgtgatttccctagaaattaggcaaggcatggtagaccaaacacttttggagcattttcaccattttcggggcacttttttttcattaaaaataaacaacaattaattgaaataaacattaatgtaatttatgtgcttgctttaataaatgaatggcaaaaaaaataataaaaggcctattttattaattaataataccttattggatgttttataaaggcagttttggaattaattagtgaaaaaggcatgtttaatctcagggcagcatggtgctgataaaggcaagatggtgttagactattgaggcatggtgctgcaccatgctaaaacaagctagggaaaacactattcATGCTATGGTGCTGGTTTTATAGTATTCACTGCTTAATCATCCTGCACTAGGCCTACATACGATAAACAACGGTAGCCAAACAGTGTGTGTGATAAAACCAACGTGAAAAAGATCATATCcatatgtattttaattaaatgaattaaaataagttatgaaACATCAACTTTTACAGTTCAAATTATTTCCCATCAATTTGTGTAATTATCTCCCTTGGAAGCTCAATCACAAGGAATCCGTTATAAAAAGGctcttaaaataacaaatattccaCAACATTTTTAACTTATGACATAGTTGAAAAGCACATTTTGGTAATCAGTTTGTGCTACAATAAATGCTTCATCAAatttgaaagaaataatttatcAATAGTCAATACAAACCCGATTCCCGTTTTGACAAGGGTGTcgccattttcttttttaataaatcgCGCACCTGCTTCTACTTCCGTAAGGAGTTACTCGATTCTCTAGTTCCAAATGTTCTTGAAGTTACAGATTTTTAAAGTAACAAACTTGTAAAATACTACAGCCGTCGTGTATTGCCATACTATTAGTATTGCGATGTATTACAAATTTCAAGGAAAGGCACACTATAGTATTATAAACTAGTACAAGTCTCAATGtgtcttttaaatatttgatgtaTCGTTAGTACATGGAATAACATTAAGAATTACAAGAGTTAGGTATCGTATGTtaggtatcgtgatacgtatcgtatcgtgagttaggtatcgtgatacgtatcgtatcgtgagttaagtatcgtgatacgtatcgtatcgtgaatCAGGTATCGCGATACGTATCGTATCATgggttatgtatcgtgatacgtatcgtatcgtgaatCAGGTATCGCGATACGTATCGTATCATgggttatgtatcgtgatacgtatcgtatcgtgaatCAGGTATCGTGATACGAATCGTATCGTGAATCaggtatcgtgatacgta
It encodes:
- the LOC121375361 gene encoding zinc finger HIT domain-containing protein 1-like: MATPLSKRESGRIKNVEQKRILDEATRRRRQRKALEALEQDNFSEDPHADLKMSKKAPKFQEEMESNGPDRKKKRKSKGDFKPRFKKSFSALLEEEQMMNKDGPTYFTASVPPSTFPSRHFCAICGYLSNYTCVQCGTRYCCVKCLGTHQDTRCLKFIA